A genomic segment from Nicotiana sylvestris chromosome 1, ASM39365v2, whole genome shotgun sequence encodes:
- the LOC138868191 gene encoding putative late blight resistance protein homolog R1B-16 isoform X2, whose product MSFNNREGGKNKFLYRDNMGIKKKSRRETKLIDMESIQGGERSLAHATASTKHSLPSMEEEVVGFEDDAKSIIQQLTGGTKELDIISIVGMPGLGKTTLARKVFNYFIDNRYFDVRAWCSISKEYSSTKVFSEILKQVIGSMNGIRDEDIPHELRKSLMRKRYLIVLDDIWEAKAWEELRLSFPHGEDGSRVVVTTRDEQVVRQLKLHSNPYFLRFLTVDESWELLQKKVFQGEICPQELLEAGLRVAKNCKGLPLVIVLIAGIISKKRQASLWFKVANDLSSHALEEQSMKIIESSYDHLEDHLKACLLYMGLFPEDYNFPVSILLKLWIAENFVQNSDTDNLEEASKNFLNDLANKSLVMVSKRRDNGQIKYCTLHDVVREFCWRKLAKEKFMQLIIPYNPDQSLGATEPRLCMYVHNDLVKQLVEHEYSLDKIPMLAELSEVGSFAQCHGRSLEFIAHPKLYKWDLSLTNHVLLLDCIRLIRVLDLLNVYLEGRFWARAMQAVTHLRYLAIHTQQFRFPWVSHLLDLQTLRVGWQPISLGSKISPAGLWKMQKLRHVDIKEIKFAWEENDRAIFEESSQTVLPNLKSFGKCCIYLADMTPEFWWRFPNIEQLKLHIFEPKYRDFSTPEFDMPNLEELPLQSLEVGFSDMPETHDFGIGRGSCLVFPSNLKDLSIHSIILTEKIVLNIARLRNLERLKLRRILFKDKDIRCWDVGDYKFPALKYLILRGVHMTEWRSSEASFPVLEKLVIRRCEYLQEIPSSFADIQTLKLIRLRGCMKSVEDSALNIKKEVEDITGCDSLQVQVDFKNMPHGRKDHDLLIFKNYVV is encoded by the exons ATGTCTTTCAACAACAGGGAAGGGGGAAAGAATAAGTTTCTGTACAGGGACAACATGGGAATCAAGAAGAAAAG CCGAAGAGAGACAAAGCTAATTGACATGGAGAGCATTCAGGGTGGTGAAAGATCTCTTGCTCATGCAACTGCTTCTACCAAACATAGTCTTCCATCAATGGAAGAGGAAGTAGTTGGTTTTGAGGATGATGCAAAAAGCATAATTCAACAATTGACTGGAGGAACAAAGGAACTAGACATTATCTCGATTGTTGGAATGCCAGGACTCGGCAAAACCACTTTGGCTAGAAAGgtgtttaattattttattgatAATAGATACTTTGACGTTAGAGCATGGTGCTCTATTTCAAAAGAATATAGCTCGACGAAGGTGTTCTCTGAGATTCTTAAACAAGTCATAGGCAGTATGAATGGTATAAGAGATGAAGACATACCTCACGAGTTGCGAAAGAGTCTAATGCGCAAGAGATACCTCATCGTGTTAGACGATATATGGGAAGCTAAGGCATGGGAAGAGTTGCGATTATCTTTCCCACATGGTGAAGATGGAAGCAGAGTAGTGGTAACAACTCGAGATGAACAAGTGGTTAGGCAGCTTAAGCTCCACAGCAATCCATATTTTCTTCGATTTCTCACGGTGGATGAGAGCTGGGAATTACTCCAGAAGAAAGTTTTTCAAGGAGAAATCTGTCCACAAGAGTTACTCGAAGCAGGATTGCGAGTTGCCAAAAACTGTAAAGGATTACCACTTGTGATTGTTTTGATTGCTGGAATTATTTCAAAGAAAAGGCAAGCCTCTTTGTGGTTTAAGGTCGCAAATGATTTAAGTTCCCATGCTTTAGAAGAGCAAAGCATGAAGATAATAGAATCAAGTTACGACCATCTGGAAGATCACTTAAAGGCTTGCCTTCTTTACATGGGATTGTTTCCAGAAGACTACAATTTTCCAGTTTCTATTTTACTTAAGTTGTGGATAGCTGAAAATTTTGTACAGAATTCGGATACAGATAACTTGGAGGAAGCATCTAAAAATTTCTTGAATGATCTAGCGAACAAAAGCCTTGTAATGGTTTCTAAAAGGAGAGATAATGGTCAGATAAAGTACTGCACTCTTCATGATGTAGTGCGTGAGTTTTGCTGGAGAAAACTTGCAAAAGAAAAGTTTATGCAGCTCATAATCCCATATAATCCAGACCAATCTTTAGGTGCAACGGAACCTCGGTTATGCATGTATGTTCATAACGATCTGGTCAAGCAGTTGGTGGAGCATGAATATTCATTGGATAAAATTCCAATGTTGGCGGAGTTGAGTGAAGTAGGATCATTTGCTCAATGTCATGGTAGGTCTCTTGAGTTCATTGCTCATCCAAAACTCTATAAATGGGACCTGAGTTTGACAAATCATGTCCTTTTACTTGATTGCATTAGACTTATTCGGGTGTTGGATTTGTTGAATGTCTACTTGGAGGGACGTTTTTGGGCTAGGGCAATGCAAGCAGTAACTCACTTGAGGTATCTTGCAATTCATACCCAACAATTTCGTTTCCCGTGGGTATCACACCTACTCGATCTACAAACTTTGCGGGTGGGGTGGCAACCTATTTCATTAGGAAGTAAGATATCCCCTGCTGGTCTTTGGAAAATGCAGAAGCTAAGGCATGTGGATATCAAGGAAATTAAATTCGCATGGGAAGAGAATGATCGAGCAATTTTCGAAGAATCTTCACAAACTGTGTTACCGAACTTGAAGTCTTTCGGGAAATGCTGTATATATTTGGCTGATATGACTCCGGAGTTCTGGTGGAGATTTCCAAATATTGAACAACTCAAGCTCCACATTTTTGAACCTAAATATCGTGACTTCTCCACACCAGAATTTGATATGCCAAATCTTGAAGAACTCCCACTTCAATCTCTCGAAGTGGGCTTCTCAGACATGCCAGAGACGCATGACTTTGGAATCGGAAGGGGCAGCTGTCTTGTTTTCCCCTCAAATCTAAAGGATTTGTCCATTCATAGCATTATCCTAACAGAAAAAATTGTTTTAAATATTGCAAGACTGCGAAATCTTGAGAGACTCAAACTACGTCGAATACTCTTCAAGGATAAAGATATCAGATGTTGGGATGTAGGTGATTACAAGTTCCCAGCACTCAAATATTTGATCTTAAGGGGTGTTCATATGACCGAATGGCGCTCCTCAGAGGCATCCTTTCCCGTGCTTGAGAAACTGGTTATACGTCGTTGTGAGTATCTTCAAGAGATCCCGTCTAGCTTCGCGGATATCCAAACACTGAAGTTGATCAGATTGAGGGGCTGCATGAAGTCAGTTGAGGATTCAGCCCTAAACATTAAAAAAGAAGTAGAAGATATCACAGGATGTGACTCTCTCCAAGTTCAAGTTGATTTTAAAAATATGCCTCATGGAAGAAAAGATCACGATTTactaatatttaaaaattatgtTGTATAA
- the LOC138868191 gene encoding putative late blight resistance protein homolog R1B-16 isoform X1, producing the protein MSFNNREGGKNKFLYRDNMGIKKKSSRRETKLIDMESIQGGERSLAHATASTKHSLPSMEEEVVGFEDDAKSIIQQLTGGTKELDIISIVGMPGLGKTTLARKVFNYFIDNRYFDVRAWCSISKEYSSTKVFSEILKQVIGSMNGIRDEDIPHELRKSLMRKRYLIVLDDIWEAKAWEELRLSFPHGEDGSRVVVTTRDEQVVRQLKLHSNPYFLRFLTVDESWELLQKKVFQGEICPQELLEAGLRVAKNCKGLPLVIVLIAGIISKKRQASLWFKVANDLSSHALEEQSMKIIESSYDHLEDHLKACLLYMGLFPEDYNFPVSILLKLWIAENFVQNSDTDNLEEASKNFLNDLANKSLVMVSKRRDNGQIKYCTLHDVVREFCWRKLAKEKFMQLIIPYNPDQSLGATEPRLCMYVHNDLVKQLVEHEYSLDKIPMLAELSEVGSFAQCHGRSLEFIAHPKLYKWDLSLTNHVLLLDCIRLIRVLDLLNVYLEGRFWARAMQAVTHLRYLAIHTQQFRFPWVSHLLDLQTLRVGWQPISLGSKISPAGLWKMQKLRHVDIKEIKFAWEENDRAIFEESSQTVLPNLKSFGKCCIYLADMTPEFWWRFPNIEQLKLHIFEPKYRDFSTPEFDMPNLEELPLQSLEVGFSDMPETHDFGIGRGSCLVFPSNLKDLSIHSIILTEKIVLNIARLRNLERLKLRRILFKDKDIRCWDVGDYKFPALKYLILRGVHMTEWRSSEASFPVLEKLVIRRCEYLQEIPSSFADIQTLKLIRLRGCMKSVEDSALNIKKEVEDITGCDSLQVQVDFKNMPHGRKDHDLLIFKNYVV; encoded by the exons ATGTCTTTCAACAACAGGGAAGGGGGAAAGAATAAGTTTCTGTACAGGGACAACATGGGAATCAAGAAGAAAAG CAGCCGAAGAGAGACAAAGCTAATTGACATGGAGAGCATTCAGGGTGGTGAAAGATCTCTTGCTCATGCAACTGCTTCTACCAAACATAGTCTTCCATCAATGGAAGAGGAAGTAGTTGGTTTTGAGGATGATGCAAAAAGCATAATTCAACAATTGACTGGAGGAACAAAGGAACTAGACATTATCTCGATTGTTGGAATGCCAGGACTCGGCAAAACCACTTTGGCTAGAAAGgtgtttaattattttattgatAATAGATACTTTGACGTTAGAGCATGGTGCTCTATTTCAAAAGAATATAGCTCGACGAAGGTGTTCTCTGAGATTCTTAAACAAGTCATAGGCAGTATGAATGGTATAAGAGATGAAGACATACCTCACGAGTTGCGAAAGAGTCTAATGCGCAAGAGATACCTCATCGTGTTAGACGATATATGGGAAGCTAAGGCATGGGAAGAGTTGCGATTATCTTTCCCACATGGTGAAGATGGAAGCAGAGTAGTGGTAACAACTCGAGATGAACAAGTGGTTAGGCAGCTTAAGCTCCACAGCAATCCATATTTTCTTCGATTTCTCACGGTGGATGAGAGCTGGGAATTACTCCAGAAGAAAGTTTTTCAAGGAGAAATCTGTCCACAAGAGTTACTCGAAGCAGGATTGCGAGTTGCCAAAAACTGTAAAGGATTACCACTTGTGATTGTTTTGATTGCTGGAATTATTTCAAAGAAAAGGCAAGCCTCTTTGTGGTTTAAGGTCGCAAATGATTTAAGTTCCCATGCTTTAGAAGAGCAAAGCATGAAGATAATAGAATCAAGTTACGACCATCTGGAAGATCACTTAAAGGCTTGCCTTCTTTACATGGGATTGTTTCCAGAAGACTACAATTTTCCAGTTTCTATTTTACTTAAGTTGTGGATAGCTGAAAATTTTGTACAGAATTCGGATACAGATAACTTGGAGGAAGCATCTAAAAATTTCTTGAATGATCTAGCGAACAAAAGCCTTGTAATGGTTTCTAAAAGGAGAGATAATGGTCAGATAAAGTACTGCACTCTTCATGATGTAGTGCGTGAGTTTTGCTGGAGAAAACTTGCAAAAGAAAAGTTTATGCAGCTCATAATCCCATATAATCCAGACCAATCTTTAGGTGCAACGGAACCTCGGTTATGCATGTATGTTCATAACGATCTGGTCAAGCAGTTGGTGGAGCATGAATATTCATTGGATAAAATTCCAATGTTGGCGGAGTTGAGTGAAGTAGGATCATTTGCTCAATGTCATGGTAGGTCTCTTGAGTTCATTGCTCATCCAAAACTCTATAAATGGGACCTGAGTTTGACAAATCATGTCCTTTTACTTGATTGCATTAGACTTATTCGGGTGTTGGATTTGTTGAATGTCTACTTGGAGGGACGTTTTTGGGCTAGGGCAATGCAAGCAGTAACTCACTTGAGGTATCTTGCAATTCATACCCAACAATTTCGTTTCCCGTGGGTATCACACCTACTCGATCTACAAACTTTGCGGGTGGGGTGGCAACCTATTTCATTAGGAAGTAAGATATCCCCTGCTGGTCTTTGGAAAATGCAGAAGCTAAGGCATGTGGATATCAAGGAAATTAAATTCGCATGGGAAGAGAATGATCGAGCAATTTTCGAAGAATCTTCACAAACTGTGTTACCGAACTTGAAGTCTTTCGGGAAATGCTGTATATATTTGGCTGATATGACTCCGGAGTTCTGGTGGAGATTTCCAAATATTGAACAACTCAAGCTCCACATTTTTGAACCTAAATATCGTGACTTCTCCACACCAGAATTTGATATGCCAAATCTTGAAGAACTCCCACTTCAATCTCTCGAAGTGGGCTTCTCAGACATGCCAGAGACGCATGACTTTGGAATCGGAAGGGGCAGCTGTCTTGTTTTCCCCTCAAATCTAAAGGATTTGTCCATTCATAGCATTATCCTAACAGAAAAAATTGTTTTAAATATTGCAAGACTGCGAAATCTTGAGAGACTCAAACTACGTCGAATACTCTTCAAGGATAAAGATATCAGATGTTGGGATGTAGGTGATTACAAGTTCCCAGCACTCAAATATTTGATCTTAAGGGGTGTTCATATGACCGAATGGCGCTCCTCAGAGGCATCCTTTCCCGTGCTTGAGAAACTGGTTATACGTCGTTGTGAGTATCTTCAAGAGATCCCGTCTAGCTTCGCGGATATCCAAACACTGAAGTTGATCAGATTGAGGGGCTGCATGAAGTCAGTTGAGGATTCAGCCCTAAACATTAAAAAAGAAGTAGAAGATATCACAGGATGTGACTCTCTCCAAGTTCAAGTTGATTTTAAAAATATGCCTCATGGAAGAAAAGATCACGATTTactaatatttaaaaattatgtTGTATAA